The Vibrio nitrifigilis genome window below encodes:
- a CDS encoding type IV pilus modification PilV family protein codes for MNIKRHQGIGLIEVLVTMLLISLSVLGLMKSHLYLLQHQDAALVKQQAYQVAHEQLSEWQRQSYSETWFDERLHSGHSVVDTYTMNWRVSPLMNAHLKLVELKVSWNDKQFGEQSIEIKTIYQRGVLPIYRPTLSQDG; via the coding sequence ATGAATATTAAACGCCATCAAGGAATAGGACTAATCGAAGTATTAGTGACGATGTTGCTCATTTCACTTAGTGTGCTGGGCTTAATGAAGAGTCATCTTTATTTGTTGCAACATCAGGATGCGGCACTGGTTAAGCAGCAGGCGTACCAAGTTGCTCACGAACAGTTGTCTGAGTGGCAACGGCAAAGTTATTCAGAAACATGGTTTGATGAACGGTTACATTCGGGCCATTCAGTCGTGGATACTTACACGATGAACTGGCGAGTCAGCCCTTTGATGAACGCTCATCTTAAGTTAGTCGAGTTGAAGGTAAGTTGGAACGATAAACAGTTTGGCGAACAATCAATAGAAATAAAAACGATATATCAACGAGGTGTTTTGCCGATATATCGTCCTACTTTATCTCAAGATGGTTAA